From a region of the Hymenobacter jejuensis genome:
- a CDS encoding type 1 glutamine amidotransferase domain-containing protein — protein sequence MNILMVLTSHDQLGDTGKKTGFWLEEFAAPYYVFKDAGATLTLASPKGGQPPLDPKSDEPDSQTEATKRFKQDADAQKALANTVKLDSISAADFDAVFYPGGHGPLWDLAEDTTSIKLIETLFAAGKPVVAVCHAPGVLRHVKAPDGSLLVKGKSVTGFTNTEEAAVQLTDIVPFLVEDELKNAGGNYSKVGDWQPYVVSAGNLITGQNPASSEPAAEALLKLLKK from the coding sequence ATGAACATATTAATGGTATTGACCTCCCACGATCAGTTGGGCGATACGGGCAAGAAAACCGGCTTCTGGCTGGAAGAATTTGCGGCTCCGTATTACGTTTTCAAAGATGCCGGGGCTACCCTGACGTTGGCCTCCCCTAAAGGCGGGCAACCTCCGCTGGACCCCAAAAGCGACGAACCCGACTCGCAAACCGAAGCAACCAAGCGCTTTAAGCAAGACGCCGACGCGCAAAAAGCCCTAGCCAACACCGTCAAGCTCGACAGCATTTCGGCAGCCGATTTTGATGCCGTTTTTTACCCCGGCGGCCACGGCCCGCTCTGGGATTTGGCAGAAGATACCACGTCGATAAAGCTGATTGAAACGCTGTTTGCGGCAGGAAAACCGGTGGTGGCGGTGTGTCATGCGCCCGGCGTGCTGCGCCACGTAAAAGCCCCAGACGGCTCACTGCTGGTTAAAGGGAAGTCGGTTACGGGCTTCACCAACACCGAAGAAGCGGCGGTACAACTAACTGACATTGTGCCTTTTCTGGTGGAAGACGAGCTTAAAAATGCCGGTGGCAACTACTCGAAAGTTGGTGATTGGCAGCCTTACGTGGTAAGCGCAGGCAACCTCATCACGGGCCAAAACCCGGCCTCGTCGGAGCCAGCCGCCGAAGCGCTGCTCAAGCTCCTGAAAAAATAA
- a CDS encoding RecQ family ATP-dependent DNA helicase, whose translation MPLPTDDILLLLRQHWGHSAFRPMQEDIIRSVLAGQDTLALLPTGGGKSICFQVPAMARDGICVVVSPLIALMKDQVERLRSRGIRAEAVYAGMSHQEIDQTLDNCVYGPVKFLYVSPERLLTEMFRVRVAKMKVNLLAIDEAHCLSQWGYDFRPPYLQIAELRELVPNVPVIALTATATKQVRQDIVEKLHFRANYKVFQQSFARPNLSYSALQTEDKLRRLLEVIRGVGADKTSIVYARTRRQTEETASFLQKHQLAAAAYHAGLPAELRHRTQQDWMQNRTRIIVATNAFGMGIDKPDVRLVAHLEAPDSLEAYYQEAGRAGRDEKYAFAVLLVGPHDAGDLRRRTEQAHPPLDTVRRVYQALANFSRTAVGGGELVAFDFDIQPFAETYRVKPLDVHNSLRTLERAGFVQVNEAVTTPARVHIPIDHNDLYRFQVANAQHDKLIKSLLRMNGGEIFAGFQTISENSLATHLRLSVVDVRKMLLFLHRSGIIHYQPRHDSPQALFTTPRFDADKLPLDQPRLKAARELALQKTEAVISYAAGGRCRQQLLLEYFGEENAPACAICDYCLARKKQHAAPPALPLREQLVALVKAQPQTPREVLTHFVPSQAAAVTELIRELVDLGELRYTDEGLLYK comes from the coding sequence TTGCCTTTACCCACCGACGATATCTTGCTCCTGCTGCGCCAGCATTGGGGACACTCGGCTTTCCGGCCGATGCAGGAGGATATTATTCGGTCGGTGCTGGCCGGGCAGGATACGCTGGCGTTGCTGCCCACAGGCGGCGGCAAATCCATCTGCTTTCAGGTGCCGGCTATGGCGCGCGATGGCATTTGTGTGGTCGTGTCGCCGCTGATTGCCCTGATGAAAGACCAAGTTGAGCGGCTGCGCTCACGCGGCATTCGGGCCGAGGCGGTGTACGCCGGCATGAGCCACCAGGAAATTGACCAGACGCTCGACAACTGCGTTTACGGCCCGGTGAAGTTCCTGTACGTATCGCCGGAACGCCTGCTGACGGAGATGTTTCGGGTGCGCGTCGCCAAAATGAAAGTCAATCTGCTGGCCATCGACGAGGCGCATTGCCTTTCGCAGTGGGGCTACGATTTCCGCCCGCCTTACCTCCAGATCGCCGAGCTGCGGGAGTTGGTGCCCAACGTGCCCGTCATTGCGCTCACGGCTACGGCCACGAAGCAGGTCCGGCAGGATATTGTTGAAAAGCTGCATTTCCGTGCCAATTACAAGGTTTTTCAGCAAAGCTTTGCCCGCCCAAACCTGTCGTATTCGGCGCTGCAAACCGAAGACAAGCTGCGCCGCCTGCTGGAAGTTATCCGCGGCGTGGGAGCCGACAAAACCAGCATCGTGTATGCCCGTACGCGCCGCCAAACCGAGGAAACGGCCTCTTTTTTACAAAAGCATCAGTTAGCCGCTGCTGCTTACCACGCCGGTTTGCCCGCCGAATTGCGCCACCGTACCCAGCAGGACTGGATGCAGAACCGAACGCGTATCATTGTGGCCACCAATGCGTTCGGAATGGGCATCGACAAGCCCGACGTGCGGCTGGTGGCCCACCTAGAAGCTCCGGATTCGTTGGAAGCCTACTACCAGGAAGCCGGCCGTGCCGGTCGCGACGAGAAATACGCCTTTGCTGTGCTGCTCGTCGGGCCACACGATGCGGGCGACTTGCGCCGCCGCACCGAACAGGCGCATCCGCCCCTGGACACGGTACGGCGCGTGTACCAAGCGCTGGCTAACTTTTCGCGGACGGCCGTGGGTGGCGGCGAGCTGGTGGCGTTTGACTTTGACATTCAGCCCTTTGCCGAAACGTACCGCGTCAAGCCTTTGGATGTGCACAATTCGCTGCGCACGCTGGAACGGGCCGGTTTCGTGCAGGTAAACGAAGCCGTGACCACCCCGGCACGCGTGCACATTCCCATCGACCACAACGATCTGTATCGGTTTCAAGTGGCTAATGCCCAGCACGATAAGCTGATCAAATCGTTGCTGCGCATGAACGGCGGTGAGATCTTCGCGGGCTTCCAAACGATCTCCGAAAACAGCCTTGCCACGCACCTGCGGCTGAGCGTGGTGGATGTGCGCAAGATGCTGCTGTTTTTGCACCGCTCTGGCATTATTCACTACCAGCCGCGCCACGATTCGCCCCAGGCGCTGTTCACCACGCCGCGCTTCGACGCCGACAAACTGCCTCTCGACCAGCCGCGCCTGAAGGCAGCACGCGAATTAGCCTTGCAGAAAACCGAGGCAGTGATCAGCTACGCGGCCGGTGGGCGCTGCCGGCAGCAATTGTTGCTGGAGTATTTCGGCGAGGAAAACGCGCCTGCCTGTGCCATTTGCGATTATTGCTTAGCACGCAAAAAACAGCACGCCGCCCCGCCCGCTTTGCCGCTTCGCGAGCAGTTGGTGGCGCTGGTAAAAGCGCAGCCGCAAACGCCCCGCGAAGTCCTGACGCATTTCGTGCCCAGCCAAGCCGCCGCCGTCACGGAATTGATCCGTGAGTTGGTGGACTTAGGCGAGCTTCGCTATACAGACGAAGGCTTATTATATAAGTAA
- a CDS encoding ABC transporter ATP-binding protein, which yields MLQAINIHKSYNTLEVLKGIDLTIEKSEIVSIVGSSGAGKSTLLHILGTLDDPDIGEVLFDGESVSSLKRSDLARFRNRHIGFIFQFHNLLPEFTALENVCLPAYLAGRSEKETRVRARELLGMLNLERRADHKPSEMSGGEQQRTAVARALINSPEIIFADEPSGNLDSQNAQELHQIFFLLRKELGQTFVIVTHNEQLAEMADRKIIMKDGYISE from the coding sequence TTGCTGCAAGCCATTAACATTCATAAGAGCTATAACACGCTGGAAGTGCTCAAGGGCATCGACCTGACCATCGAGAAGTCGGAAATCGTGTCCATCGTGGGGTCGTCGGGGGCTGGCAAAAGCACGTTGCTGCACATTCTGGGCACGCTGGACGACCCGGATATAGGCGAAGTGCTGTTCGATGGCGAATCGGTCAGCTCGCTCAAGCGCTCGGATCTGGCGCGGTTTCGCAACCGGCACATTGGCTTTATCTTTCAGTTTCACAATCTGTTGCCTGAGTTTACGGCCCTCGAAAATGTGTGCCTGCCAGCCTATCTGGCGGGGCGCTCGGAGAAAGAAACCCGCGTGCGAGCCCGCGAATTGCTTGGCATGTTGAACTTGGAGCGCCGCGCCGACCACAAGCCGTCCGAAATGTCGGGCGGAGAGCAGCAGCGTACAGCCGTGGCGCGGGCGCTCATCAATTCGCCCGAAATCATCTTTGCCGACGAACCTAGCGGTAACCTCGATTCGCAGAACGCGCAGGAATTACACCAGATCTTCTTTCTGTTGCGCAAAGAACTGGGCCAAACCTTCGTGATCGTGACCCACAACGAGCAGCTTGCCGAGATGGCCGATCGCAAGATCATCATGAAGGACGGATACATCTCGGAGTAA
- a CDS encoding glycoside hydrolase family 113 — MRVSLVVRRFWWLVPAVLLVGAARWWWKPHTPTADLSAAPAPTAPNPSIYADGRLRGVSWVGGDSVTDADLEPLIRNHVTWMVQTPFGWQRGATSPEIGMNTGVGNRGYWGESDRGLAYTAQLARQHGIRTMLKPHLWVQGSGGSWPGDVQMQSAADWQAWFANYTRFVLHYAQLAEREHFDALCLGTELLHASTEHEAEWRTLIQQVRKVYRGPLTYAANWSGEYEKIRFWDALDFIGIQAYFPLSQANSPAKATLLAGWKPHLAAIERLQKRFNKPIIFTEAGYKTTADAAVEPWKWPDNMAVFASPDEQTQAACYEALFETFWSKPWFKGLFVWKWYPGLAADGPARRHLDFTPQHKPAEQVMARWYGR, encoded by the coding sequence ATGCGAGTTTCCTTGGTCGTGCGCCGCTTCTGGTGGCTGGTGCCGGCAGTACTGCTGGTCGGTGCGGCCCGCTGGTGGTGGAAACCGCACACCCCAACCGCCGATTTGTCGGCGGCCCCTGCCCCTACGGCTCCTAACCCCAGCATTTACGCCGACGGACGGCTTCGCGGCGTGAGTTGGGTCGGCGGCGATTCGGTTACGGATGCCGATTTGGAGCCCCTCATTCGCAATCACGTCACCTGGATGGTCCAGACGCCCTTCGGCTGGCAGCGCGGCGCTACCTCACCCGAAATCGGCATGAACACTGGCGTAGGCAATCGCGGCTATTGGGGCGAAAGTGACCGCGGCTTGGCCTATACCGCACAGCTGGCCCGCCAGCACGGCATTCGCACGATGCTCAAGCCGCATTTGTGGGTGCAAGGCAGCGGAGGAAGCTGGCCCGGCGACGTACAAATGCAATCGGCAGCCGATTGGCAGGCGTGGTTTGCGAATTACACAAGGTTTGTTTTGCATTATGCGCAACTGGCTGAGCGAGAGCACTTTGATGCTCTGTGCCTTGGCACCGAATTGCTACACGCTTCCACGGAGCACGAAGCCGAATGGCGAACGCTCATCCAGCAGGTGCGAAAAGTCTATCGCGGCCCGCTGACGTATGCTGCCAATTGGAGCGGCGAATACGAAAAGATCCGTTTCTGGGACGCGCTGGATTTCATTGGCATTCAGGCTTATTTTCCTTTGAGCCAAGCCAATAGCCCCGCTAAAGCTACGCTGCTGGCCGGCTGGAAACCGCACCTGGCCGCCATCGAACGCCTTCAGAAGCGTTTCAACAAACCCATTATTTTCACGGAGGCCGGTTACAAAACCACTGCTGATGCCGCCGTCGAGCCGTGGAAATGGCCCGATAACATGGCCGTGTTTGCTTCGCCCGACGAGCAAACGCAGGCAGCGTGCTACGAAGCGCTGTTCGAGACGTTTTGGTCGAAACCATGGTTCAAAGGCCTGTTTGTGTGGAAATGGTACCCCGGCCTCGCTGCCGACGGCCCCGCTCGCCGGCACCTCGATTTTACACCCCAACACAAGCCCGCCGAACAAGTCATGGCCCGCTGGTACGGGCGGTAA
- the sucC gene encoding ADP-forming succinate--CoA ligase subunit beta: protein MNIHEYQGKEILKSYGVRVQEGITADTPEEAVEAAKKLTEQTGTSWHVIKAQIHAGGRGKGGGVKLAKNLEQVKDIASQIIGMQLVTKQTGAEGRKVHKVLVAQDVYYPGASEPKEYYMSVLLDRATGQNVIIYTTEGGMDIEEVAEQHPEKIHHEHVDPRVGLQGFQARKIAFNLGLSGDAFKEMVKFVTALYKAYDETDSAMFEINPVLKTSDNKILAVDAKVNLDDNALYRHKDFAALRDIKEEDPLEVEASESNLNYVKLDGNVGCMVNGAGLAMATMDIIKLSGGEPANFLDVGGGANAQTVEAGFRIILKDPNVKAILINIFGGIVRCDRVANGVVEAYKNIGDIKVPIIVRLQGTNAEEGARIIDESGLKVFSAVLLKDAAQKVKEVLASQGA, encoded by the coding sequence ATGAACATTCACGAGTATCAGGGTAAAGAAATTCTGAAAAGCTACGGCGTCCGCGTGCAGGAAGGCATCACGGCCGACACGCCCGAGGAGGCAGTAGAAGCTGCCAAGAAGCTTACCGAGCAAACCGGCACGAGCTGGCACGTGATCAAAGCCCAAATTCATGCGGGTGGCCGCGGCAAGGGGGGCGGCGTGAAACTGGCAAAAAACCTAGAGCAAGTAAAAGACATTGCAAGCCAAATCATTGGCATGCAATTAGTTACCAAACAGACTGGCGCTGAAGGCCGCAAAGTGCACAAGGTGCTTGTGGCGCAGGACGTGTACTACCCCGGCGCTTCGGAGCCGAAAGAATATTACATGAGCGTGTTGCTGGACCGTGCTACGGGCCAGAACGTGATCATTTATACGACGGAAGGTGGTATGGACATCGAGGAAGTTGCCGAGCAACACCCCGAGAAAATTCACCACGAGCACGTTGATCCGCGCGTTGGGTTGCAAGGTTTTCAGGCCCGCAAAATCGCGTTCAACCTGGGCCTGTCGGGCGATGCGTTCAAGGAAATGGTGAAGTTTGTGACGGCACTCTACAAAGCCTACGACGAAACCGACTCCGCCATGTTCGAAATCAACCCCGTGTTGAAGACTTCGGACAACAAGATTCTGGCCGTTGACGCCAAAGTAAACCTCGACGATAACGCCCTTTATCGGCACAAGGATTTCGCCGCCCTGCGCGATATCAAAGAAGAAGACCCGCTGGAAGTTGAAGCTTCGGAGTCGAACCTAAACTACGTGAAGCTCGACGGCAACGTAGGCTGCATGGTAAACGGCGCTGGTTTGGCCATGGCTACCATGGACATCATCAAACTGTCGGGTGGTGAGCCGGCCAACTTCCTCGACGTAGGCGGTGGGGCCAACGCACAAACCGTAGAAGCCGGTTTCCGCATCATCCTGAAGGACCCGAACGTAAAGGCCATCCTGATCAACATTTTCGGCGGCATTGTGCGCTGCGACCGCGTGGCCAACGGCGTGGTAGAAGCCTACAAAAACATCGGCGACATCAAGGTGCCGATCATCGTGCGCTTGCAGGGCACCAACGCCGAGGAAGGCGCTCGCATCATCGACGAATCGGGCTTGAAAGTGTTCTCGGCCGTATTACTGAAGGATGCTGCCCAGAAGGTAAAAGAAGTACTGGCAAGCCAAGGCGCGTAA
- a CDS encoding Ohr family peroxiredoxin, whose product MKKTLYTADATAVGGRSGHVRSSTGIIDMEMSVPAGLGGKKGATNPEELFAAGYASCFQQALLVIAQRAGERLDPQTTVQCSVTLFQDGEAYGLSAVLDVDLKSVAPEKAVEMVNQAHQICPYSVGTRGNMEVELKVAGAQVPMSPEDNAGVAQNGQQAAASNVGNA is encoded by the coding sequence ATGAAAAAGACCCTGTATACGGCTGATGCTACGGCCGTTGGTGGCCGCAGCGGCCACGTGCGTTCCTCTACCGGTATCATCGATATGGAGATGTCGGTGCCCGCTGGTTTGGGCGGCAAAAAAGGCGCTACCAACCCCGAAGAGCTGTTTGCGGCTGGGTACGCGTCGTGTTTTCAGCAAGCATTGTTGGTAATTGCACAACGCGCCGGCGAGCGGCTCGACCCGCAAACGACCGTACAATGCTCTGTGACGTTGTTTCAGGACGGCGAAGCATATGGCCTCAGCGCCGTGCTCGACGTAGATCTGAAATCCGTTGCTCCTGAGAAAGCGGTGGAAATGGTCAACCAAGCCCACCAGATCTGCCCGTATTCGGTCGGTACGCGCGGCAACATGGAAGTAGAGCTGAAAGTAGCCGGCGCTCAGGTGCCCATGTCGCCGGAAGACAATGCAGGCGTTGCTCAAAACGGCCAGCAAGCGGCAGCCAGCAACGTTGGGAATGCCTAA
- a CDS encoding helix-turn-helix domain-containing protein encodes MMLTLNPAELADLTNQIVAAVRHQLTAEAKQAAAVPAKNRLLKVAEAAERLQLAEKTVTKYLKDGTLRGRNLGTLEKPVWRVQELSVDEFIAGR; translated from the coding sequence ATGATGCTCACGTTGAACCCCGCCGAGCTGGCGGACTTGACCAACCAGATTGTGGCAGCCGTGCGCCACCAACTCACTGCCGAGGCTAAACAAGCCGCCGCAGTACCCGCCAAGAACCGGCTGCTAAAGGTAGCCGAAGCTGCAGAACGGCTTCAGCTCGCCGAAAAGACGGTAACGAAGTACCTGAAAGATGGCACCCTGCGCGGGCGCAATTTAGGCACGCTGGAAAAGCCCGTGTGGCGCGTTCAGGAGCTGAGCGTGGACGAGTTTATCGCCGGTCGTTAA
- a CDS encoding FRG domain-containing protein: MFRGVADPDYLLVPSAGRRPVEHREQEKETLHAFKLRTVSKIVHQPASDWEWLAVAQHHGLPTRLLDWTTSPLVAAYFATQPQLNGSGQLQPCCTRGGAIYVAHFCEYLDPAEEPDPFVYGEHGFFFPPHLAPRITGQGGLFSIQPDPSQPFEVGFEDEDGSQLYISKLVFSQDTATQIQQQLFRLGIRQDMLFPDLDGIATSIRIQAELASFHERRQCSMLV; this comes from the coding sequence GTGTTCCGTGGAGTCGCTGACCCGGACTACCTGCTGGTACCCAGTGCCGGTCGCCGACCTGTCGAGCATCGCGAGCAGGAAAAGGAAACCCTACACGCTTTCAAGCTTCGTACCGTCAGCAAGATAGTGCACCAGCCAGCCTCAGACTGGGAGTGGTTGGCAGTAGCGCAGCACCATGGACTGCCCACCCGACTTTTGGATTGGACCACCAGCCCACTGGTCGCTGCCTACTTTGCAACTCAGCCCCAGTTAAATGGCAGCGGACAGCTACAGCCCTGCTGCACACGGGGTGGAGCTATCTACGTAGCGCATTTCTGCGAATACTTAGACCCAGCTGAAGAGCCTGATCCTTTCGTCTACGGCGAGCACGGCTTCTTCTTTCCACCTCACCTGGCACCTCGAATAACCGGACAAGGTGGCTTATTCTCCATCCAACCAGATCCTTCCCAACCCTTTGAGGTAGGATTTGAGGATGAAGACGGAAGCCAGCTCTACATAAGCAAGCTAGTTTTTTCGCAGGATACTGCCACGCAGATTCAGCAGCAGCTTTTTCGACTGGGTATTCGTCAGGACATGCTATTTCCGGACCTGGATGGGATAGCAACAAGCATTCGCATTCAAGCGGAATTGGCAAGCTTTCACGAGCGGAGGCAGTGTAGTATGCTCGTCTGA
- a CDS encoding M28 family peptidase, whose amino-acid sequence MKTSYDYLQELCALPPDFNARRPQADPRNRRVRYLLQALNTMGVEHQIDCFAASGYGDAQADAPRFANIVACVRASAPGATASVMLLAHHDVANPDLENCNDNTASCAHLLALLGQLQAAPLPDRTVWVTFVDAEEICSFRRSGAARLARQLRTGVYGHVSWCLNLELTAHGTHLYTDRHLPSVAAAAGVPLAEVATPFNDATVLRHWGIAASAVVGTLPEQELATLREGKTTSCPTWARCHRVSDRLSHARAEDMVQFGQTLYRIARFSALSGMGVAVASSEAGSALHHTL is encoded by the coding sequence ATGAAGACGAGCTACGACTACCTGCAGGAGCTCTGTGCACTACCCCCGGATTTCAATGCCCGCCGACCGCAGGCGGACCCGCGTAACCGGCGGGTGCGCTACCTGCTGCAGGCACTGAATACGATGGGGGTAGAGCACCAGATCGACTGCTTTGCTGCTTCAGGGTATGGCGACGCTCAAGCTGATGCTCCCCGCTTCGCCAACATCGTGGCGTGCGTACGGGCTTCTGCCCCGGGGGCAACGGCAAGCGTGATGCTGCTGGCGCACCACGACGTTGCCAACCCGGATCTCGAAAACTGCAACGACAATACCGCCTCCTGCGCCCACCTGCTTGCCCTGCTTGGGCAACTGCAGGCAGCGCCCCTGCCGGACCGGACCGTGTGGGTCACTTTTGTCGATGCCGAGGAAATTTGTTCGTTCCGTAGGTCGGGGGCGGCGCGGCTGGCGCGGCAGCTGCGCACCGGGGTATACGGGCATGTGTCGTGGTGCCTCAACCTTGAGCTCACGGCTCACGGCACCCACCTGTACACCGACCGGCACCTGCCCAGCGTGGCGGCGGCAGCCGGCGTACCGCTTGCCGAGGTTGCTACCCCATTCAACGATGCGACCGTTTTGCGGCACTGGGGCATCGCCGCCAGCGCCGTCGTGGGCACCCTGCCCGAGCAGGAACTTGCCACACTGCGGGAAGGAAAAACTACTTCCTGCCCGACCTGGGCGCGCTGCCACCGGGTGAGTGACCGGCTCAGCCACGCCCGAGCAGAAGACATGGTGCAGTTTGGGCAAACCCTGTACCGCATCGCGCGCTTCAGTGCGCTGTCAGGCATGGGCGTTGCAGTTGCTTCATCAGAGGCAGGTAGTGCGCTACACCATACTCTTTAG
- a CDS encoding CAP domain-containing protein, protein MNLTKQPGTWEKMTYVATRWKPFLSTVKRLAIFLLLCVPHTGGTLPSFRIAVAHKQVGDPQLLLQLLNQYRRSCGRSALQRSASADRAARLQAAYNLGHRTHGHFNPKYPRPSDRLAGVGHKYAETEELLRYTRENCIRMRGLTTQELASLEICVLNAYKGSPSHNAALLDKYPTKVGIASVYDGWEMQNTLVFCI, encoded by the coding sequence ATGAACCTGACGAAGCAGCCCGGCACATGGGAAAAGATGACCTATGTGGCAACTCGATGGAAACCTTTTCTGTCCACAGTAAAGCGGCTAGCCATCTTCTTACTGCTATGCGTACCCCATACAGGTGGTACTCTACCTTCTTTCCGCATTGCAGTAGCGCATAAGCAGGTGGGAGACCCGCAGCTGTTGCTGCAGCTGCTGAACCAGTACCGTCGGAGTTGTGGGCGCTCAGCTCTACAGCGTAGCGCTAGTGCCGATCGGGCAGCCCGTCTTCAGGCTGCTTACAACCTGGGTCATCGTACGCATGGTCACTTCAACCCAAAGTATCCCAGACCAAGTGACCGGCTGGCTGGTGTGGGGCACAAGTATGCAGAGACCGAAGAACTGCTCCGCTACACCAGGGAAAACTGCATCCGGATGCGAGGGCTGACTACACAGGAGTTGGCAAGCTTGGAAATCTGCGTTCTGAACGCCTACAAAGGCTCCCCAAGCCATAATGCGGCACTGCTGGACAAGTACCCGACGAAAGTGGGTATTGCTTCCGTGTATGATGGCTGGGAAATGCAGAATACGTTGGTATTCTGCATCTAA
- a CDS encoding helix-turn-helix domain-containing protein, translating into MENPAGIKAFGEHLCALRERAGKSQAEVADVANIAKTTLQRIEQGKVSATLDVLIRICRALGISMTELMDCPSLLDADTGPIS; encoded by the coding sequence GTGGAGAATCCGGCAGGCATCAAGGCGTTTGGAGAGCACCTCTGTGCATTGCGGGAGCGGGCAGGTAAAAGCCAGGCGGAGGTAGCAGACGTTGCGAATATTGCCAAAACGACGCTGCAGCGTATTGAGCAGGGCAAAGTTTCCGCCACGCTGGACGTACTCATTCGGATCTGCCGGGCTTTGGGTATATCGATGACAGAATTGATGGACTGCCCATCATTGCTGGATGCGGATACAGGACCCATATCCTAA
- a CDS encoding McrC family protein produces MPRILQVVEHQKLSIGDTQGDTVFEQRHFDRLARYHDEQAGHLYFDLRRTAVVFGHHVGVIQVGDITIEILPKVDDVESAGEKVLGKWHDILLRMLHEAEIIPVDTLSNALLREKSNSLLDVYLNLFLNEVEALLHRGLVKRYRQVEGQQQALRGALQFGQHIARNLVHQERFYTRHQTYDHQHRHNQLVRQALVLVPRLTSSPTLRGRTARAMLQWAETPAIKVTAATFSRLTYSRKTEAYRPALRIARLLLLNHSPDLRGGGEDLIALLFNMNRLWEQYLLRTLQRLYEPLGWEVTKPRSQIFWEGTGTKSSMEPDILIKVPGKGSIVLDAKWKRPYGKPAGADLRQLYAYAQYYGANHTLLCYPYSHMEAATEGMFMLPYLAPDATHPITITCGTTFVRVGGASSHPDEPSLDDQGYLRCSPIPQLLSWLPEQAEKLPSISSQAAALGQQ; encoded by the coding sequence ATGCCTCGGATTCTGCAGGTAGTTGAGCACCAAAAGCTCAGCATTGGGGATACCCAGGGCGACACCGTGTTCGAGCAGCGGCACTTTGACCGGCTTGCCCGCTATCATGATGAGCAAGCCGGTCACCTGTACTTCGACCTGCGGCGCACGGCGGTGGTATTCGGGCACCATGTCGGGGTAATTCAGGTCGGCGACATCACCATCGAGATACTGCCGAAGGTCGACGATGTGGAGTCAGCAGGGGAGAAGGTCCTTGGGAAGTGGCACGATATCCTGCTGCGGATGCTGCACGAAGCAGAGATAATTCCGGTGGACACGTTGAGCAATGCCTTGCTCCGGGAAAAGTCGAACAGCCTACTGGATGTCTACCTGAACCTGTTCCTGAATGAGGTCGAAGCACTACTGCACCGCGGACTGGTAAAGCGCTACCGCCAGGTAGAAGGGCAGCAGCAGGCGTTGCGCGGTGCCCTGCAGTTTGGGCAGCACATTGCCCGAAACCTGGTGCATCAGGAGCGCTTTTACACCCGCCACCAGACCTACGACCACCAGCACCGGCACAATCAGCTCGTGCGTCAAGCGCTGGTGTTGGTCCCGCGGCTCACCAGTTCCCCAACGTTGCGCGGGCGGACGGCGCGCGCCATGTTGCAGTGGGCGGAAACCCCAGCCATCAAGGTAACGGCAGCTACCTTCTCCCGTCTCACGTATTCACGCAAAACGGAAGCTTACCGTCCTGCGCTACGTATTGCCCGGTTGCTGCTGCTGAACCACAGCCCTGACCTGCGCGGCGGCGGCGAGGACCTGATAGCCTTGCTGTTCAACATGAACCGGCTCTGGGAGCAGTATCTACTGCGTACGCTCCAGCGGCTTTACGAGCCGCTAGGGTGGGAGGTGACCAAACCCCGCTCTCAGATCTTCTGGGAGGGAACTGGTACCAAAAGCTCGATGGAACCGGATATCCTGATTAAAGTGCCCGGCAAAGGGTCCATTGTGCTGGACGCTAAGTGGAAACGCCCGTACGGAAAACCAGCTGGTGCCGACCTGCGGCAGCTGTACGCCTATGCTCAGTACTATGGAGCAAACCATACCCTGCTGTGCTACCCCTATTCCCATATGGAAGCGGCAACAGAGGGAATGTTCATGCTGCCTTACCTTGCGCCTGACGCTACGCACCCGATTACAATCACGTGCGGTACTACATTCGTTCGCGTAGGTGGTGCAAGCTCGCACCCTGATGAGCCGAGCCTAGATGACCAGGGCTATTTGAGATGCTCGCCGATTCCACAGTTGCTGTCGTGGCTTCCCGAGCAGGCTGAGAAGCTACCGTCAATAAGTAGCCAAGCAGCTGCTCTGGGTCAGCAATGA